A genome region from Bacteroidia bacterium includes the following:
- a CDS encoding FixH family protein, giving the protein MKERKYGFWNWGTGIVITLCLGAIAILFLVYQTTKVSFSMVEKDYYSAELKYDQKKSALANTKSLSSKIDIHFDGKFLMIQFPKECIAQNIEGELVLYRPSDQNMDIVVPLELDKDGMIIIEGNKLLSGKYILKGGWTMNDKSYDVEQPFFVKK; this is encoded by the coding sequence ATGAAAGAAAGAAAATATGGTTTTTGGAATTGGGGAACAGGCATTGTAATCACTCTGTGTCTGGGAGCAATTGCAATACTTTTTCTGGTATATCAAACAACCAAAGTAAGCTTTTCAATGGTTGAGAAAGATTATTACAGTGCAGAACTAAAATATGACCAAAAAAAGTCTGCACTTGCCAACACAAAGAGCCTCTCTTCTAAGATTGACATTCACTTTGATGGCAAGTTTTTAATGATACAATTTCCTAAAGAATGTATCGCTCAGAACATTGAAGGAGAGCTGGTTCTATACAGACCCTCCGATCAAAACATGGATATAGTCGTGCCCCTTGAGCTTGACAAAGATGGAATGATAATAATTGAAGGAAACAAGTTGCTATCCGGCAAATACATTCTCAAAGGCGGTTGGACTATGAACGACAAAAGTTATGATGTGGAGCAACCTTTCTTCGTTAAAAAATAG
- a CDS encoding sulfite exporter TauE/SafE family protein: protein MFTLIIIPALTLGFLGSFHCVGMCGPIALSLPVGHLSGIRKTLGIISYNLGRVVTYAILGALFGMIGKTFVLFSSQQLLSIILGILLMLMFILMLVGKRIMGNSTWLQQWNRTLSKTMAPLFQHKNPLVLSIIGLLNGLLPCGLVYMAITGAVAFASPWQSAVFMAFFGLGTLPAMMLVSIAGNMIQLSLRNTIRKISPYIIGLMGLLMILRGMNLNIPYFSPSLKQDKMKCCELPDK, encoded by the coding sequence TTGTTTACACTGATCATCATACCCGCGCTCACACTTGGATTCTTAGGCAGTTTTCATTGTGTAGGGATGTGTGGTCCTATAGCACTATCATTGCCAGTTGGTCATCTTTCAGGAATCAGAAAAACACTAGGCATTATCTCTTATAATCTCGGAAGGGTGGTTACCTATGCTATTTTAGGTGCATTATTCGGAATGATTGGAAAAACCTTTGTGCTATTTTCTTCACAACAGCTCCTCTCAATAATTTTGGGAATCCTCCTAATGCTGATGTTTATCTTGATGTTAGTTGGCAAAAGGATTATGGGTAATTCAACATGGCTTCAACAATGGAACAGAACATTAAGCAAAACAATGGCTCCATTATTTCAACACAAAAACCCTTTGGTGTTAAGTATAATAGGACTTTTAAACGGTCTTCTACCTTGCGGTTTGGTATATATGGCAATTACCGGTGCCGTAGCATTTGCTTCACCTTGGCAGTCAGCGGTTTTTATGGCTTTTTTTGGATTAGGTACACTCCCTGCAATGATGCTCGTGAGTATTGCCGGCAATATGATTCAACTATCATTGCGAAACACCATCCGCAAAATTTCTCCTTACATTATAGGATTGATGGGTTTGCTAATGATTCTGAGAGGAATGAACCTTAACATCCCCTACTTTAGCCCTAGCCTTAAACAAGACAAGATGAAATGCTGTGAGCTGCCTGATAAGTGA
- the metK gene encoding methionine adenosyltransferase, with product MSYLFTSESVSEGHPDKVADQISDALLDNFLAWDPKSKVACETLVTTGQVVLAGEVKSDTYIDIQKISRDVIAKIGYTKSEYMFEANGCGVFSAIHEQSPDINRGVETKKLEDQGAGDQGIMFGYASNETQSYMPLSLDLSHCLLRELAEIRREGKKMTYLRPDSKSQVTVEYGDDNKPKRIETIVVSTQHDEFVTAKSSKTADIAKADKEMQCKIKEDVINVLIPRVLKKYPYFKPFFNKDVKYLVNPTGKFVIGGPHGDTGLTGRKIIVDTYGGKGAHGGGAFSGKDPSKVDRSAAYAMRYIAKNMVAAGIAEEVLVQVGYAIGEKDPVGLYVNTYGTAKVKMSDGKIAEKLMKIVDLRPYSIEKMFNLRTPIYSETASYGHMGREPQVVEKTFERPTFGKIETKKIKVKLFPWEELNHIKIFKKEFNLK from the coding sequence ATGTCATATCTATTTACATCAGAGTCTGTATCAGAAGGACACCCGGATAAAGTTGCCGACCAAATTTCAGACGCGCTTTTAGATAATTTTCTTGCTTGGGATCCAAAATCCAAAGTAGCATGTGAAACTTTAGTTACAACCGGTCAGGTTGTATTAGCAGGTGAAGTAAAATCAGACACCTATATTGATATTCAAAAGATTTCGCGAGATGTCATTGCCAAAATAGGATATACAAAATCTGAATATATGTTTGAAGCCAATGGTTGCGGTGTTTTTTCTGCTATACATGAGCAATCGCCCGATATCAATAGAGGAGTGGAAACTAAAAAATTGGAAGACCAAGGTGCCGGAGACCAAGGTATCATGTTCGGTTATGCAAGCAATGAAACACAGAGTTATATGCCACTGTCGCTTGACCTTTCGCATTGCCTGTTGAGAGAACTTGCCGAAATCAGAAGAGAAGGCAAGAAAATGACCTATTTGAGACCTGATTCCAAATCTCAAGTTACAGTAGAATATGGGGATGACAACAAGCCTAAAAGAATTGAAACTATAGTTGTTTCAACTCAACATGATGAATTTGTAACTGCAAAATCTTCTAAAACAGCTGATATTGCTAAGGCAGATAAAGAAATGCAATGCAAAATCAAAGAGGATGTAATCAATGTATTAATCCCAAGAGTATTAAAGAAATATCCATACTTCAAACCCTTTTTTAACAAGGATGTAAAGTACTTGGTAAACCCGACAGGAAAATTTGTAATCGGAGGTCCTCATGGTGACACAGGTTTAACCGGTAGAAAAATAATTGTAGATACTTATGGGGGTAAAGGTGCTCATGGCGGTGGTGCATTTAGCGGAAAAGATCCTTCAAAAGTTGACCGTTCTGCTGCTTATGCCATGAGATATATTGCCAAAAATATGGTTGCTGCCGGCATTGCCGAAGAAGTGTTAGTGCAAGTTGGATATGCTATTGGTGAAAAAGACCCGGTTGGTCTTTATGTAAACACCTATGGCACTGCTAAGGTTAAAATGTCTGACGGAAAAATTGCTGAAAAACTTATGAAAATAGTTGACCTTAGACCTTACAGTATTGAGAAAATGTTCAATCTCAGAACACCTATTTACTCTGAAACTGCATCTTACGGTCACATGGGCAGAGAGCCTCAAGTAGTTGAAAAGACCTTTGAAAGACCTACCTTCGGCAAAATAGAAACTAAGAAAATTAAAGTAAAACTATTCCCTTGGGAAGAGTTAAATCATATTAAGATTTTTAAAAAAGAATTCAATTTAAAATAA
- a CDS encoding cbb3-type cytochrome c oxidase subunit 3: protein MRFINSLRSIEGVSIYPIITLILFMTIFILAVILIFSKSKKTINEIKRIPLDDNQDESLNIHNQQ, encoded by the coding sequence ATGAGGTTTATTAATTCTTTAAGATCTATCGAAGGAGTGAGCATATATCCTATCATCACGCTGATATTATTTATGACTATCTTTATCCTTGCGGTGATTTTGATTTTTTCTAAGAGTAAAAAAACAATCAATGAAATCAAAAGGATTCCCTTAGATGACAATCAAGACGAATCATTAAACATCCACAATCAACAATAA
- the uvrA gene encoding excinuclease ABC subunit UvrA, translating into MSNKPNSYNSLIIKGARQHNLKSVSVEIPHGSFTVVTGVSGSGKTSLVFDTIYAEGQRRYVESLSSYARQFLGRMPKPEVDVIEGLAPAIAIEQKIITRNPRSTVATATEIYDYLKLLFTRLGSIYSPVSGEKVIRQRPEDVWNFVAELAPNTSIIIMSKLKSWNNKTVDVQKEIESVKKRGFVRLYHKNEGVVRLDKLEVTQLKSLYDCYLIIDRLALMAEDDEMRTRFFDSVENAFWEGSGKCSLLIEQKDGSTKIRSFADVLEKDGILFQEPDLNNMSFNSPAGACQRCEGLGEINDIDPDLVIPDITLSVFDNCVVPWKGEVMSVWKQHFLKQAVMDDFPIHRAYKDLTEEQKQYLWNGTNKAKGIFDFFAHLEEKSYKIQYRVMLSRYRGRTICTECKGTKLRKEATYVKLVPKKKFENLPDKVSLMDILLMPVEKAYYFFKEVEFEGIQNKAVERVLTEIRNRLEFLYKTGLGYLTLHRMSNTLSGGESQRVRLATSLGSSLSGSIYVLDEPSIGLHPRDTLQLIEVLKDLQKKNNTVIVVEHEEEMMKAADYIIDIGPLAGTHGGEVVFAGNFNALTHATNSLTADYLTGKICNPIPAFRRKAVNMITVKGAHENNLKYIDVSFPIGTLTVVTGVSGSGKTTLVKKILYPALQKKLGLYSGIKTGRFLELTGKYDLIKGVELIDQNPLGRSSRSNPVTFVKAWDVIRDLFAEQSVSKNQKYKPSFFSFNVEGGRCEHCKGDGVQTIEMQFMADIVLPCEFCHGKRFKDEVLEVEYKGKNVAEVLEMTVDEAMIFFEDNKTISEKLLPLQKVGLGYIKLGQSSNTLSGGEAQRVKLASFLGKGHGSQPLLFIFDEPTTGLHFHDISKLLGSLNALIEKGHSVIVIEHNPDMIKCADYVIDLGPEGGDKGGNLVFAGTPEELANCKSSYTGKFVSQFFNKNTSMAQ; encoded by the coding sequence ATGAGCAATAAACCAAATAGTTATAACTCCTTGATAATCAAAGGTGCAAGGCAGCATAATCTTAAATCTGTTTCTGTAGAGATACCCCATGGATCTTTTACGGTTGTTACAGGTGTTTCAGGATCGGGAAAAACATCGCTTGTCTTTGATACAATCTATGCAGAAGGACAGCGCAGATATGTGGAGAGCCTATCGTCATATGCACGTCAGTTTTTGGGGAGAATGCCCAAGCCCGAAGTTGATGTTATAGAAGGATTAGCTCCGGCTATTGCCATCGAACAAAAGATTATTACACGTAACCCACGTTCTACGGTTGCAACCGCCACAGAGATTTATGACTATTTGAAACTACTTTTTACAAGATTAGGCAGTATTTACAGTCCGGTTTCAGGAGAAAAAGTAATCAGACAAAGACCCGAAGATGTATGGAATTTTGTTGCTGAATTAGCTCCAAATACGTCTATTATCATTATGTCGAAACTAAAATCTTGGAATAACAAGACGGTTGATGTGCAGAAGGAAATTGAGTCTGTTAAAAAAAGAGGCTTTGTAAGGCTTTATCATAAAAATGAAGGAGTTGTCAGATTAGATAAATTAGAGGTTACACAACTCAAAAGTTTGTACGACTGTTATTTAATTATTGACAGACTTGCACTCATGGCAGAAGATGATGAAATGCGTACTCGCTTTTTTGATTCAGTGGAAAACGCTTTTTGGGAAGGAAGCGGCAAATGCTCTTTGCTGATAGAACAAAAAGATGGCAGCACTAAGATTCGCTCTTTTGCCGATGTGTTGGAGAAAGATGGCATTTTGTTCCAAGAACCGGATTTGAACAATATGAGTTTTAACAGTCCAGCGGGTGCTTGCCAACGATGTGAAGGCTTGGGAGAGATTAATGATATAGACCCGGACTTAGTGATTCCCGATATTACCCTTTCTGTCTTTGACAATTGTGTTGTTCCCTGGAAGGGAGAGGTAATGAGTGTGTGGAAGCAGCATTTTTTGAAACAAGCTGTCATGGATGATTTTCCAATTCACAGGGCATACAAAGATCTCACCGAGGAACAAAAACAATATTTGTGGAACGGTACTAACAAAGCAAAAGGTATCTTTGATTTCTTTGCCCATTTAGAAGAGAAATCTTATAAAATTCAATACCGGGTGATGCTTTCACGCTATCGCGGTAGAACTATTTGCACGGAATGTAAAGGGACAAAACTGCGCAAAGAAGCTACTTATGTAAAATTAGTTCCTAAAAAGAAATTTGAAAATCTGCCTGACAAAGTTTCATTAATGGATATACTCCTTATGCCGGTTGAAAAAGCCTACTATTTTTTTAAAGAGGTAGAATTTGAAGGAATCCAAAATAAAGCAGTAGAGAGGGTTTTGACTGAAATAAGAAACCGATTGGAATTTTTATATAAAACAGGATTAGGATATCTAACGCTGCATAGAATGTCAAATACGCTGAGTGGCGGAGAATCTCAAAGAGTGAGATTGGCAACCTCTTTGGGAAGTTCATTGTCAGGTTCTATTTATGTGTTAGATGAACCTAGTATTGGGTTGCACCCTCGTGACACCCTCCAATTAATTGAAGTATTGAAAGATTTGCAAAAGAAAAATAATACGGTCATTGTGGTGGAACATGAAGAAGAAATGATGAAAGCCGCTGATTACATTATTGATATTGGACCTTTGGCAGGTACACACGGTGGTGAAGTAGTTTTTGCAGGTAATTTTAATGCACTCACACATGCTACAAACTCACTTACTGCAGATTATTTAACAGGAAAAATTTGCAACCCCATTCCTGCTTTCAGACGCAAAGCTGTCAATATGATTACCGTGAAAGGTGCTCATGAAAACAACCTAAAGTATATTGATGTTTCGTTCCCCATAGGTACACTGACAGTTGTTACAGGAGTGAGTGGAAGCGGCAAGACAACTCTGGTAAAGAAGATTCTCTACCCTGCATTGCAAAAAAAATTAGGACTGTATTCGGGAATTAAAACCGGAAGGTTTTTGGAGCTTACAGGCAAATACGACTTGATTAAAGGGGTGGAACTGATTGACCAAAACCCCTTAGGACGTTCGTCAAGAAGCAATCCTGTTACTTTTGTTAAAGCTTGGGATGTTATACGCGATTTATTTGCGGAGCAAAGTGTTTCTAAAAACCAAAAATATAAACCTTCTTTTTTCTCTTTCAATGTGGAAGGAGGACGTTGTGAACACTGCAAGGGTGATGGTGTTCAAACGATTGAAATGCAGTTTATGGCAGATATCGTGCTTCCATGTGAATTTTGCCATGGGAAACGGTTTAAAGACGAAGTACTCGAAGTGGAATATAAAGGTAAAAATGTGGCAGAAGTGCTAGAAATGACAGTGGATGAAGCCATGATTTTCTTTGAGGATAATAAAACAATCAGTGAGAAATTGCTACCTCTACAAAAAGTCGGGCTGGGTTATATCAAGCTCGGTCAATCTTCAAACACGCTGAGTGGTGGAGAAGCCCAAAGAGTTAAACTGGCTTCATTCTTAGGTAAAGGACACGGAAGCCAACCGCTTCTTTTTATTTTTGATGAACCTACAACAGGTTTACATTTCCATGATATTTCAAAACTGCTAGGTTCGCTCAACGCGCTGATTGAAAAAGGACATTCTGTGATTGTAATTGAACACAATCCGGATATGATTAAATGTGCTGATTATGTAATAGACTTAGGACCGGAGGGAGGAGATAAAGGCGGTAACCTTGTTTTTGCGGGAACTCCCGAAGAATTAGCCAACTGCAAATCGTCCTATACAGGCAAATTTGTCAGTCAATTCTTTAACAAGAATACTTCAATGGCACAATAA
- a CDS encoding c-type cytochrome has protein sequence MKKTHKIFIQITAVLTFITMPIAGLFAEAAEEITNNTNEISSGYFYIISSILALIIIAILLFILSINKQIAPMIKEINEKKGIKKRSWLEQLNETRSLDSESEAAIDLGHDYDGIRELDNPTPPWWKWGFRISMVFAVVYMWVYFVGKNAPLQLEELAIANAHAEQAKAEYLAKSGNQVDENNIQAITDAGEIAKGKEIFEKNCSACHLNDGGGLIGPNLTDDYWMHGNTLNDIFKTIKYGVPGTGMVAWQANFSDKQIVQITNFVKSLHGTTPQSAKEPEGDLIKN, from the coding sequence ATGAAAAAGACACATAAGATTTTTATTCAGATTACAGCTGTTTTGACATTCATCACTATGCCAATTGCAGGATTATTTGCGGAAGCAGCAGAAGAAATAACAAACAATACGAATGAAATTTCATCAGGTTATTTTTATATCATTTCAAGCATCTTGGCATTGATTATCATAGCGATCTTGTTATTCATTTTGTCTATCAACAAGCAAATCGCACCCATGATAAAAGAAATCAATGAAAAGAAAGGGATTAAAAAACGTTCATGGCTTGAACAGCTTAACGAAACAAGGAGTTTAGATTCTGAATCTGAAGCTGCCATTGACTTAGGGCATGACTATGATGGAATCCGTGAGTTAGATAATCCTACTCCTCCATGGTGGAAATGGGGTTTTAGAATCAGTATGGTATTTGCCGTAGTGTATATGTGGGTTTATTTTGTAGGAAAAAATGCACCGCTTCAATTAGAAGAACTTGCTATTGCGAATGCGCATGCCGAACAAGCAAAAGCAGAATACTTGGCAAAATCAGGCAATCAAGTTGACGAAAACAATATCCAAGCAATAACTGATGCCGGTGAAATCGCAAAAGGAAAAGAGATTTTTGAGAAAAACTGCTCTGCTTGTCATTTGAATGACGGTGGAGGACTAATAGGTCCAAACTTAACTGATGATTATTGGATGCACGGCAACACCTTGAATGATATTTTTAAAACCATTAAATACGGTGTGCCGGGTACGGGAATGGTTGCATGGCAGGCAAATTTTTCTGATAAACAAATCGTTCAAATAACAAACTTTGTCAAATCTCTTCACGGAACCACTCCTCAAAGTGCCAAAGAACCTGAAGGTGATTTAATCAAAAATTAA
- the ccoG gene encoding cytochrome c oxidase accessory protein CcoG, giving the protein MNEELSNKDIPLWDQSFRDHLTTVSEDGKSKYIKPTKPKGKWFNRRAVLAVLYYAAFFTVPFIKVNGRPLLLFDFFNGKFILFGKAFWPQDFFVLGLIMLAAILFIAIFTVAYGRIFCGWICPQTIFMEMLFRRVDFLILGTPANHRKWSNAPMSAKKVGIFSLRYGIYALLSFIIANTFLSYIIGVDELFKIITEPVSQHLAGFIGIIIFTAVFFGVYVFLREQVCTNICPYGRMQSVLLDKHSIVVAYDYGRGEPRGKFKKDQGDLGDCIDCFQCVNVCPTGIDIRNGTQLECVNCTACIDACDFMMEKTGRPKGLIRYDSEFNIANNKAFTFTKRLKLYSAALIFLLVCIVSLLASRSNITGQILRTPGLLYQEKGTDSISNLFNIKIINKTLTNRMFELRLEDMNGAIQYVGKPYIAGKADDYSSATFFVILPKTEVKNRKNEIKIGLYEQGEKIKTLKTNFLGPIAAMN; this is encoded by the coding sequence ATGAATGAGGAATTAAGTAATAAAGACATTCCCTTATGGGATCAATCCTTTCGCGACCATCTCACAACTGTTTCAGAAGACGGTAAATCAAAGTACATCAAACCAACAAAACCAAAAGGTAAGTGGTTTAATAGACGTGCCGTTTTGGCTGTTTTATATTATGCTGCTTTCTTTACTGTTCCTTTTATTAAAGTGAATGGGAGACCCTTATTGCTCTTTGATTTTTTTAATGGGAAATTCATCTTATTCGGAAAAGCATTTTGGCCCCAAGATTTCTTTGTATTGGGATTAATTATGCTGGCAGCCATTCTATTTATTGCAATCTTTACGGTGGCTTATGGCAGAATATTCTGTGGTTGGATTTGCCCTCAAACTATTTTTATGGAGATGTTGTTCCGAAGGGTGGATTTTCTAATTTTAGGAACACCCGCAAATCATAGGAAATGGTCAAATGCACCTATGTCTGCCAAAAAAGTCGGAATTTTTTCTCTTCGATATGGGATTTATGCACTGCTTTCTTTCATCATTGCTAATACTTTTCTTTCCTATATCATCGGTGTGGACGAGCTGTTTAAAATTATTACAGAGCCTGTTAGTCAACATCTTGCGGGCTTTATAGGTATTATAATTTTTACTGCTGTTTTCTTTGGTGTATATGTATTTCTGAGAGAACAAGTCTGTACAAATATCTGCCCTTATGGTCGTATGCAAAGTGTGTTATTAGACAAACACAGTATTGTTGTTGCTTATGACTACGGACGCGGAGAGCCCAGAGGAAAGTTTAAAAAAGACCAAGGGGACTTGGGTGACTGTATTGATTGTTTTCAGTGTGTAAATGTATGCCCTACCGGGATAGACATCAGGAACGGAACTCAATTAGAATGTGTGAATTGTACCGCTTGTATCGATGCTTGTGATTTTATGATGGAAAAAACCGGTCGCCCTAAGGGATTGATACGGTATGATTCTGAGTTTAATATCGCAAATAATAAAGCATTTACTTTTACTAAAAGACTCAAGCTTTATTCTGCTGCCTTAATTTTCCTTCTTGTATGTATCGTGAGTTTATTAGCTTCTCGTAGTAATATTACAGGTCAGATATTGAGAACTCCCGGGCTGCTATACCAAGAAAAAGGTACTGATAGTATTTCAAACTTATTTAATATCAAAATCATCAACAAGACACTCACCAATAGGATGTTTGAGCTTAGATTAGAAGATATGAATGGTGCTATTCAATACGTTGGTAAGCCATATATTGCAGGAAAGGCAGATGATTATTCTTCGGCTACATTTTTTGTGATTCTGCCCAAAACCGAAGTTAAGAACCGTAAAAATGAAATCAAAATCGGACTATATGAACAAGGAGAAAAGATAAAAACTTTGAAAACAAACTTCTTAGGTCCTATTGCGGCCATGAATTAA
- the glmS gene encoding glutamine--fructose-6-phosphate transaminase (isomerizing) → MCGIVGYIGQREALPVIIKGLKRLEYRGYDSAGVALLDSKLHVFKTKGKVVDLENIIPPKMPQKIGMGHTRWATHGVPNDINAHPHLSQSGDMAVIHNGIIENYNSLKEALMRKGHVFQSETDTEVLIHLVEEIKEREECSLEEAVRLALNQVVGAYAIVILSRNDSGKLIAARKGSPLVIGYGEEGEYFLASDATPIVEYTRKVTYLNDGEMVFINNGKLTIKTIEDVVKSPYIQELEINLDAIEKGGFEHFMLKEIFEQPKSILDSFRGRIDSTTGQFMMRSLQEYEEKLKNINRIVMLGCGTSWHAGLVAEYLFEELARIQVEVEYASEFRYRNPVISKDDLYIAISQSGETADTLAAMSLAKEHNATVFGVCNVVGSSIPRMSDAGAYTHAGPEIGVASTKAFTSQVTVLSLLALALADLRGTISKSQLKLYMAELENIPAKVEKTLELNEKIIEISKKFKDSHNFLYLGRGVNFPVALEGALKLKEISYIHAEGYPAAEMKHGPIALIDDQMPVVFIAIKKGHYEKMISNIQEVKARKGIVIAIVNEGDSQVRNMADYVIEVPETDEIFSPLLTTIPLQLLSYHIAVMRGCNVDQPRNLAKSVTVE, encoded by the coding sequence ATGTGTGGAATTGTAGGTTACATCGGACAAAGAGAAGCGCTGCCTGTTATTATTAAAGGCTTAAAGCGATTAGAGTACAGAGGTTATGACAGTGCCGGAGTTGCGTTGTTAGACAGTAAGCTACATGTTTTTAAAACCAAAGGTAAGGTTGTTGATTTAGAAAACATTATTCCACCCAAAATGCCTCAAAAAATTGGAATGGGACATACCCGTTGGGCAACCCATGGTGTTCCAAACGATATCAACGCTCATCCTCATTTGAGTCAAAGTGGCGATATGGCGGTCATTCACAATGGTATTATTGAAAATTACAATTCTTTAAAAGAAGCTCTGATGAGAAAAGGGCACGTGTTTCAAAGTGAAACCGATACTGAAGTGCTGATTCATTTGGTTGAAGAAATCAAAGAAAGAGAAGAGTGTTCATTGGAAGAAGCAGTACGCCTTGCACTCAACCAAGTTGTGGGTGCTTATGCTATTGTGATATTGTCGCGCAATGACTCAGGTAAATTGATTGCTGCAAGAAAAGGAAGTCCGCTCGTAATTGGATATGGTGAAGAAGGTGAGTATTTTCTTGCTTCTGACGCAACACCGATTGTTGAATACACAAGAAAAGTTACCTATTTGAATGATGGAGAAATGGTTTTTATTAATAATGGCAAACTCACCATCAAAACAATAGAAGACGTTGTTAAATCTCCCTACATTCAAGAGTTAGAAATCAACTTAGATGCCATTGAGAAAGGTGGTTTTGAGCATTTCATGCTAAAAGAAATCTTTGAACAACCCAAATCTATCCTTGATTCATTCAGAGGCAGAATTGACTCTACAACAGGTCAATTTATGATGAGAAGCCTTCAGGAATACGAGGAAAAATTAAAAAATATCAATCGAATTGTGATGCTGGGCTGCGGTACAAGCTGGCATGCCGGACTTGTAGCTGAATATTTGTTTGAGGAGTTAGCGCGTATTCAAGTTGAAGTTGAATATGCCTCCGAGTTCAGATATAGGAACCCTGTTATCAGCAAAGATGATTTGTATATTGCCATTTCTCAAAGTGGCGAAACCGCAGACACGCTTGCAGCCATGTCATTGGCTAAGGAACATAATGCAACTGTCTTTGGTGTTTGTAACGTAGTTGGTTCTTCCATCCCTCGAATGAGCGATGCAGGAGCATATACACATGCAGGTCCTGAAATTGGTGTGGCTTCTACCAAAGCTTTCACCTCTCAAGTTACTGTTCTCTCATTGTTAGCTTTGGCACTTGCGGATCTTAGAGGAACAATCAGCAAATCTCAACTGAAATTGTACATGGCAGAATTAGAGAACATTCCTGCTAAGGTTGAAAAAACATTGGAACTCAATGAGAAAATCATTGAAATATCAAAGAAGTTTAAAGATTCTCACAATTTTCTGTATTTAGGACGCGGAGTTAACTTTCCGGTTGCGTTAGAAGGTGCACTTAAACTAAAAGAAATCTCTTATATCCATGCAGAAGGATATCCTGCTGCCGAGATGAAACACGGTCCTATTGCACTGATAGACGACCAAATGCCGGTTGTGTTTATTGCAATTAAAAAGGGACACTACGAGAAAATGATAAGTAATATACAAGAAGTAAAAGCCAGAAAGGGAATTGTGATAGCTATTGTTAATGAAGGGGACAGCCAAGTGAGAAACATGGCTGATTATGTGATCGAAGTTCCCGAAACCGATGAAATCTTCTCTCCTTTGTTAACCACCATTCCGCTGCAATTACTCTCTTATCACATTGCTGTTATGCGCGGTTGTAACGTAGATCAACCTCGCAACTTGGCTAAAAGTGTTACTGTGGAGTAA